CGAACCGTGCCGTCCTCGACGATCTCGGTTTCGAGCGCGGGGTGGCGTTCGAACAGCGCGGCGAGCGCGTCGGCGAGCGTGGCGTTCGGTTCCACGGAGACGGGAACCTCGCGCTCGCCGGCGGTCTCGGCGAGGGTGGCGAAGAGCTTCCAGTGCATGGTTCGAGAAGGGTCGGCGAACACAAAGGCGATCCGGCGGCCGCGGTGCGGCGTGACCGCGACGGGGCGGCCGGTACCGTGGCGCGGCGGTTGCGGTGCGGCCGCCGGGTGGTCGCGGTGCGGCTGCGGTGGCGGTTCCGAGTGTCCCGGCGAGCGCCGAAGGCGCGAGCCGAGGTTCGGGAGAGCGGTGCGGACCTGGTGGATGAAGGGCGAGCGCCCGGAGTTCTCGTGAGCCGAAGGC
This sequence is a window from Halococcus hamelinensis 100A6. Protein-coding genes within it:
- a CDS encoding ubiquitin-like small modifier protein 1 is translated as MHWKLFATLAETAGEREVPVSVEPNATLADALAALFERHPALETEIVEDGTVRDHINLLRNGEDPFADGDGLDTRLDEGDELAAFPPVTGG